ATACCTCAGTTCGCGTTGCTATCAGTGAAACATAACTTATAGATACAATATTAATGGGTAGCTTTCACTCTGTGCAAGTTTGTTACAGAAATCATCCTCATTTTGTTCGATATTTTGAAATCTCTTGAATTATTCGATGCCCGAGTTTTATGGTCAAGAAGCGAATGGGCATCATCTCGCCAAAAACATACGTTGGAAGGGGGGGGTGTCAAATTCCTACGCAAGAAGCATTATGATGTTTTGCTACACAATCCGCGGACTGTCTGTGAAGAACGCAAAAGATACGTTTCTGTTTGAAAGAGCATTAAAATGGTCTTTAGCGGAATACACGTTTCTATCTATCAAGCCAATGCAcaggtgttgtttttgtcatctCCACCAGTATGCTTCATCTGCATAGCCGaccatttcagaaaaaaaagtaTAATTGAgggtttttagagcaattgacATGAAGCGTAATATTCACTTTTCATTGCCGCAAATTTCCACTATATCTGCACAAAAGATTCGGCAAACACGGGGGTACATAATATTATTtggtaaatatttaaatatcatgcAAAACTTTGGATTTCTATGAGATACTGACACGTGATTCCCGCAACTAACGATTTTTGCTTATAACTCTGCCAATCCAAAATGCCCAAGTTAGGTGTCAACAGTTTCGAAACCAAAAGCGGCGATGCTCATCCCATTGATTTGGATGTAAACTTGGATGTAGAAATGGATACTGTTTTATCTCATAAAAGGCTAATAGCCCATGTTGAAAAACGTTTTCACTAAGTGGTCAGCAGTAACTTTGATggttttttcccaatttttgttttgtatgtcatttacagtttctcgttctactccccaaagcatgttgcaACACCAACcatagcttgtcaacatagcatccataaatattaaaatccacTGTTACTGTTCAcgttttgaattctagtccggaccaacATCATTCAGTCGACAAAgtgaacactgtgtatctcaGCTTGCTTTACGGAGTAGTACAAGAAACTGTACTTGCcaccaaaaatagtgaaaaaaatcatccaaagttacagcttctTGCCTTTTAATGGCTTCATGCTTGATATCCAGGTAAACTCAGCAAGACCTCACCCCATCCCAGTTTTAcaattgttgaaaaaaatataattgtgCATCGTTAGAACGTTGACAGTGAGGCATATTTGCTCTGATTTGCTCAGACAGCGTTGCGATCCTAGTTCCCAGCATAGCTGAAGATTGAAATTTGTTACACAGGCAATACGAAATTCATGCGCAATTACAAAACATATTTCCGTGAGATTATTTTAAAAGCAAGACAAGAACACAAAAAAATTCTCTAAATTGTTGTTGCTACTCACTGCTTCTTAAAACCTATGCAATTAACTTTTAAGGAAACTGACAATGTTCTCACTATTACAAACTCTCCCTTCTCACGTATACATAACATTTTTTTAACTCTACGTCAGGTTGTATGACCGGATATCATTTGTTGTCGACGACCCAATCACGAAGTACGGAAACCAGAATGAAGTATGGACGTACTTCGAGGACTATTTTACCGCCGCGGATGGATTGGTGTACTATGCAGGTGTTTTCAAGGACTACTACAAACAGGGCCTTAAAGAGTCACTCGAAGACGGCGGattgtatatagaaacacgagcCGCACTATCACCCGTATGTAGAACCCTAGCCCTCTCCATCGTGCGCATAACGATTACATTATCAAGTACCTTACTTTTACACCTGGAGCTTTAATAGAGAGTTATTTGTAGTCCGCTGTGCACTTTAAAACTGCCAATCTCTAAGAACAATGAGAGTAGAAATTACCTCGGTGAAATTTCGCTGTGAAAGGGTTAGGGAAGATATCTATAAATTCCAGTGATATTTGGAAAATCAATGTGACATGCCACATAATGATTTCACCTTCATGGCACACTGATGGCAACACATAAATCTGATCACGTAGAACTGTCCTCTTGACAATCGTGCATATAAGACACAGACTCTGAACATTGAACTCTAAAACGATCTCGTGTCGTTTAGTATCAGTTCACTCAGTGttacagttttcggacaggtaGTGAATTACgctcaaagccgtttcataaatgacgagcagtacgaaatcttattaccatacccttcacAACTTTATTGTGCTTATCCTCGAACTGTAAAcacgacggaagtggtattaggggtcaaagttgcaaaattttttgaccccatgttgagggcgtagtaatcggactgctatcgcagtaatcggacgtcgtatttggaatatgattataggggctaaatattgatattttgaaacttcaaaccctgattttcaatttcgatgtgtttagaaaactgtatgtaaatatttcgtgataaattagttacgtttaatccatggacgacgcaactatatttcgacgtgtatggcgcttacatatcggacatgggctgtctctatgtgttgcgttcgacaccttgtatcgtacggtgtggctaacttcgcaaagtttgtagcgcccgaaatagcttctaccaaaaaaaactatccaaaacgggacagcagcgtcacctgacttaatatgctgtagcatgacttgtaaaacgctatcaatacggagcgaagtgagtacaacgaacagcatgtcattaaatgtccgaaaactgaggtcgtccgaaaactgtcacactgagtgtattaACTGAATTACTCACCGTTCATTTCAGTCGACAGTTTGCCGTACTGCAATTTGGAATGGAGAGCATTTTCACCAAATTCCAACAAATTCTGTGCTGccaatattgaaatattaacaAATGTCTGAAATCAGTTACAAAAATGTCAGTTCTTTTCTGCCTTTCACTGTTGCATAaacaacagacaaacagacagacaaaaacacagacaCATAGACAAACAGACCAACAGTTCGCTAGCCAAGATTGTTTCTTTCCGTTTCTTTGGGCAGAGATCTTCCCTCGAAACAACGACACTATGCTCCTTACGAacccgacagacagacagacaggcagacagacagacagacaacaccTTGACGTAATAGCTAATGCCTGTGAACCGGAAGCTGAAAAGACTGCAATCCTTGTCAACGAGTGAATCTGTGTGATTGATTTACaagtttctgtaattttttactcaATTTAATTTCAGATCTATGAACTCGACGGATCGCAAAACGACTCCGCCGAAAACACATTGCTTCAATACATGGAAGCGAATGATGAATTTCTTAAGGAGAATCCAGAATATTTTGGCTCCAAAATTATTCATGCTTCATTCAGGTGAGTACGGAAACACACGCATGGGTGTACGCGTACCGTAAATCCGTACAGGGTAGAACATCGTCACAATTGCACGTTCTTTGTGTTTGGTAGaaaatatcactgataataTCCCGTGTTAATGTTGACAGCTAAATTGTCCTTTGTCAGTTGACAAACTTTGTATTGTAACGAACTCAAGGAATGAGATGGTGATGTAATTGTTTTCCagatcaaaaatatttaaaatgtcattaaaaGTTACACTAATTATCCCCTGAACAACATAGCATCAAAAAGTTGCCTTACTATCACGAGTCACCTCTCCTCGATGCTCCGAGAATGTATAACAATTTCTGTGACGTGTTGTTCTTGTTCTGTGGCAACTCCACACGTAACTTTCATCAAAAGATAATGCATGGCTTTTATCTAAACTGTCGAGTAAGCCTATCAAAGACTTATTTGGACGTCATTGGGTGCATCTTATCATGCCATTCATCACACACCTACAACTTTCAGAGTATTTGACAAAGCGTCCGTTGCGGCCCACATCGACACAGCCATTGACCTCCGGAAGAAGTACCCGGATTTCATGGTTGGCTTTGACCTTGTCAATCAGGAGGACCAAACGAAAACCCATTTGGAGCTCATCGATGAACTTCTGTTACCATCACAGCGTGGAGAAGACTTGCCTTATTTCTTCCACGCCGGAGAAACAagttagttttattttgtgaatatttgacCTTACGTAAAGATACATCATGCTGTGTGTAATGTGATGAACCCGTCTCTATGGATACAACTTACGACATCTTTCCATTCAGGACAAGTTAGGTTCAAATAGAATCTAACCCATCCATCACGTATACATTAAACATTCAGGATACGTTTAGCGTTCCCGTAATTGTCTGTAAATGACAGTATACTGATGGTCACTTCGCCGATAATATTCTGTTATATAACCACACAAAATAAAGCTACACCTTAGTGCTTATAGGACCTAAAGGTCATGAACAACAGCGAATTGGCAGTTTCCGATACGCACATCTTGGCTAGGTCGGCCCTAATCAACTGTTAAAATGTTTGATAGCGTACCGTAACCCCCACCTCTCTTTGACATAGCTCAAAATGAATTTAtgtccagagagagagagagagagagagagagagagagaggggtttTAGTGCTCCGTGTCGTTGCGTAAGGATCGTATCTGGAAATGTTTTCGTTGATATAACAATAATCTTTTCTAAGAAAAAATTATCATgatgtcactattttttacttcCAAAGTGTCGCGCATATTGTTTTCAGTGTCTAGATCTATGGTGACGTCTACACCtccaaaacaataaacaaacaaacaaacaaacaaacaaacaaacaaacaacaaacaaaaaccaaagACATGTAGGAGATCGACTTGTTTTATTCAATTTCAGACTGGTACGGCACGGATGTCGACGAGAACTTGATCGATGCGTTGCTGTTGAACACGACCAGGATCGGTCATGGCATAGCGGGCATCAAACATCCCTGGGTCTTGCAACAAATCAAAGAGAGGGACATTCCAATCGAAGTGAATCCGGTATCAAACCAGGTATGTTAGATGTTCTCCCGTGGACACACTTTTTCCTATGCTTCCAGCGTGAGTCTGAGAAGAGTGTCGTGGTTCACCAGCGCGTCTCCTGTCACAGGGAGCTCAGGCttcgtgtttgtttgtttatgcatgtttgtttatttgttattgattatttccatatacaatAAAGACCAATAAAGAGatgtatttgtgttcatatttgtcaataaagaacggtgtttttttgtttggttgtttaaaaatatagtcaataaatgatactttaaaaagtttattGACTGTAATTTtaaacaaccaaacaaacacCATTCTTTATGAACAAATAAGAACACAAATACAACTCTTTATTGGTTCTTTAttgtatatgaaaataatcatacgtaacaaataaacaaaaaagcataaacaaacgaaaaacaaacaaacaagaagcCTTAACCCCTGTGCTCCTGTTGCAAATGTTGGGGCAACTATTTTTTACTTTGCCATGTATGAAACAAAGCCATAACACCCCTGACATAACACCTAATCTGTGCTTTCTTTGATATTAACGAAATTGTCCCCAATTCTCACTCATACGAATGATATTCCTGATTACTATTTACGATTTGTTTGACAGGTACTCATGCACATTCACGATCTGCGAAACCACCCAGCGTCGTTCTTCTTGTCTGAGGACTACCCGATCGTCATCAGCTCGGATGGTAACGTGGTCTTCGGATCGCTGCCTCTCTCTCACGACTACTACGAAGCGTTTGTCGGAATGGCGAGCGCCAAGGCCGATCTGAGACTGCTGAAACGTCTGATTGTCAATTCTATAAGGTCTGTGGATTGCGATGAGATCAAGCTTTCATAATGAGAAAACGGCTGTTGGAGCTGAAATAATTACACTTTCATTTATTGTCACTACCGATGTGAACAAATAGCAATTTAGTGACATGCTGATGAAAGAAAACACGGCTTTGATCTGTGTCCTGTAAAAATGTCCTCGTGATATTGCCAGAGATTTTTCTTCTAAGGCGTAAATCGCGATCCTTTACGTTTTACTTACAGACTGTAAGCTGCTATTACAAACACCCTCGACAGAAAGAAAGCACCTCGTAAATAAAAGGGAAActgtcgtcagaactgcgcctgtgcgactttcttgtttacaaacaatgtatttcgtgcacgatgtcttgatgcacctcatcatcatagctgcaacatttaaattatacgatgtagattatgacagacatgtttttactttcatcaatcaccatagTACCTTgggtacagtgtttacattggtcgtatgggtctttgagcgcagttccgacgactgtatccctttaaatcaATTCCAGCAATCGTTATCATTAAAGGCAAGTAAATCACCAGGTCCaagaaaaatactataaaaaagaagaaaagacCACCGACAAAATCAATAGTGCAATTTCGAACCACTAGTTAAGTGGTGCTACCaagtgtccggaatgggtaataTGTACAAAGTCACtgtacggtaattcagctaGCTGCCAAATTACTGTTGTAAGTCAAAGCCAGGAATACTGTTTCATCATCTGAGTAACAGATTagtcatatttgaaaataaatgatataGGCCCTgtaaattaaggtagaatgctcctcagggacagatatccggactctcaaacttttacaatatattttggtATAACGCTTGCGGGGTTCCATTTTGAAACTCTTGGGGTAAAGTAAAGCTTTCGCCGGCTcagttttgaatttgttttccCCGGATAATACAGGGATATCGGCCAtttgcaatttcattcaaatatcggtaaatattaggtaatgtgtttctctagaACTAAAATTTGGACGACGAACCTCGAGATTTGAACAACTATTAAAGATGACAGAGTACGCATACGTCTCTACTCTACATTTCATATTGTCCTTTCATGTTCTGGTCATCTTAATACAGTACGATACTTTACTGCTAAACAACACACTCACGGAGTGCGtcaaggcaaaaattacaaagctcCAAGTTTACTTTGACAAAGTTGTATGCGCTGCTGCTGGAGGAGAAAGTAAAGTAtcagaaatgtatttcacaaCAGGCAGTTTATCTTTTGGAGTAAAGATGTGGATGAACTTTTTTCATTCACTTGTACATTGAATATATTACAaggttgaaaaatattttccttcCGTCCTGCAGATATTCTTCCCATTTTGACAACCGGTTTCTTTTAAAGTTTACAAACCAATTTGTATTTTCCTTGGCTGCTCCACAGGTACAGCGCACTTTCCGAAAAAGAAGAGGGAAGGTACATGGATATGTGGAACTCGCGATGGGAAGTTTTTCTCGACGATGTGTTAGTGAAGTATAACATCACAAATTGGGAAGATTTCATACCATcagcgccaccaacgtcagCTCCTGAAACAACAGCCGCAGCAACCGAAAGGCTTGGGACCGTCTCTGACGGTGTTACCTCCGTCAACCAGTTCACAACGGCACCATTTCTCTGGCTCGTAGTTACCATTGCCGCGTACTTTACTATTTGTAATGATGTAGTTCAAAATGGttgttaaaataatttgttACGCATTAAAAATCCCTGCTCTCTCCGCAACTGTATTTGTTTCTTGGGTCATTTCGGCAAAAATCGTAACTAATTTCCATGCACGGCAATGGTTGAGTTAAACGTCCCCATTTCAAATCTTCCCCGTGATACAAAACCAATTCATGAATTCACCTTAAAGAGAATCAAAGGTCTGACATCGGATCCATTATTTAAGATTGTGTCAGAACTATCGTATCTGAACGAATTTTAAATTCAGTCGTTCGTTATTGTGAAGTTTTAAGATGTTGTACAGGGAAATGTTGTCAGCGGGGTGCAGATTTACTGTTTTATTTTTGACAGTCACTGAAAAATCTCAATTTATAATCGGAGTTTGTGAAGATGTTTAGGGTTTAACGACTGAAGGTCCTGCAAAGTACACACCAGGGattgtatttaaaataataGGCTCCTGTTCACCCTATATGAAGGCTTGTAAATAGTTACTCTTTTTAAAACAATCACAGCCCCAATAGTGCATGGAAGGACCGTGGCCATAGTGTGAGCAACTCCCCTGCTGTTTAAATTGTTATAATCAAATTGCCTTGATAAACAAATGAGTGCTTGCTTGTAGTCAAACTCACATCGTGGTCTGCCAACAGAGTGAAATGCTGCCCGAAGTTGATCTTGGTTAGGAAACTTGGTTAGTTGATCTTGGTAAACGATGGGATGACATTTTCATCATGATTTTAGCAGATTTTCTCGCCTACTGACGAAAAAACATTATGCGATTGGCATCCCCGAacgaaaaatgtcaaaaatattgtctcttaatgaacaatttcttcgagaaaataaggaaaataagtaatttttttttttttttttgaaaaagataaatttatttcaacatagtcacaaataaaacaaatctacataactgtgaatgcgttaaaattacaatgcgtcttgtgtgaaaaaacaaataattagctgtttgattacaagatcatcatatgaatgcattcaggatgcattcttaaGTAATTTGTCCCTTACCGCCGTTGGCGCCCCCAATGTTTGGAACAACGTTTTCTTTCGTGTGGGCTAAACGTGGTGAAAATATAAGAACCATCACATGAGGGCGCCCCAACTCACCTAGGTGCGCGTGCGCGGGTGCTCTGATGCATGACGAccgtaaaattttaaaaacgaCAGGATCAACAATAATTAAACAGTGGTGGCGCTGTTCACAAACAGACTCCCAAGTTTTAGGCCGTTAACAGACCTGCACAAAGCTGCTCGGGCCTCAACTTGTACGTACGTCCTGTCCCTCATATTTCTTTTCCAATTATGAGAACAGCAGAAGAGGCATTCAAGATTTAAACACACCTATTCGTTACACAAATGTCATCGATACAAGCGAGCAcgttaagggagcgttcagtttttacagcctggggggggggccggcaaaatcttgtcgccggtgttcaaaaaatatagaccccccccctgcattttttgttaaaaaatgatgacccccccttcgtcagacgaaaaaaattgatgaccccccccccccttgaaaaataaccaaaacccatatgtcaaatttacccgcatggtttggatttgaactctggtacgcagcgcactttattcgatgccagtgcacaaacttctcagccacatccattgaaacgtctgttaattaggacgactgtaaggcaatttttaacttcatttccatagacaactcatgtccatggacattgtataaagtaaactttatcggAGTGGTtggccaaaggcagccctccggttaagagggtcatgggccattacgtaaagtcaactttattctagtgggccaccaaaggtggcacgccggtaaagagggtcgatcatggctattgcataaagtagactttactggacagggccgctgaaggcgcgcggccattaccattatttaGTGCGTGATTCcagggtccctcaaaaatgtttctaatacaagccgcggcttcaattgggaattttacagtaagattgccgtggggtattacataaagtcaatttattgtagtgggctgccgcaggcggcccgccggtaaagagggtcaatcatggccattgcatgaagtaaacctaattggagtgggccaccaaaggcgtctgcccgttaagagggtcatgggtaatacataatgtatatttattgtagtgggccgccgaaggcggcccgccggtaaagagggtcgatcatggccattgcatgaagtaaacctaattggagtgggccaccaaggcgtctgcccgttaagagggtcatgggtaatacataatgtatatttattgtagtgggccgccgaaggcggcccgccggtaaagagggtcgatcatggccatggcataaagtgaacttattgttggtattatgttttgaaaatgtggtgacccccccttcctaccagtgaaaaagcgatgaccccccctttgcggattccaaaattatgatgacccccccccctggattttgccggcccccccggccgtaaaaactgaacggtacctaaggAATGCGGTATGGATTTTAGAAATACACTGGAAATACGTTGAATATCGAGGACACTCTTCATCCATAAATTCACGGTCACTTgtgatcggtctattccgctcggcgtctatgcccccatggacgtgtgtacatatgcctgagaaatatGGGGGCATAGAcaccgagcggaatagaccgatcacaagtgactgtgataAATTACATGATTTCGTTGTTCCACTATCTTGTGTTAATAATATCATGTCacaggagggactgtgatcaagTCCCAGAGTTAACTCTTGAAGTCTTTGCGCTCCTCAACTGAACTGAAACGTAACCTTCAGCAGACCACAGGCGCTTCGATCCTCGCTTCATGAAGTCCCCATGATACAATGCTATGATCGAAGTACCTCTGCTGCAGATGCATGCTGTCCAGTCTATAGGAGTTATATGGACCCACGGTCCCGAGGGACCGTGATGGACCAGGTAGTTTTAGTGTTGAGTTAGGCCATGTTCCGATGTTCAGATATGTAGACTATCAACAAGGGTATGAAGCGGACTTGTCCGGGCTGCTAATAAAACTGCCCATTCcagtgaaaaaataaacacaaatcatttttaatggataaaagtattaaaaaataatacaaggcaatGCATCACCACAATATTtctgacaacattttaaataaacaaaaacccatgccaattatcaaaattatcaaaatgatcaaaatcagtGGTTTTTAGGACAAATTACAAATACTGATTTTGTGactgaaaatggcaaaaagtgactttaaaatgattcaatctaAAAAGCAAAGAGACcgtttaacattttttttattttattttattttatttttgtttaatttgtccatcatccaacgggtcTGAGATATCTTTGTCCTCAGCATACCGCACACTGCATACGGGACACGCCAAGCCATCACATTAGTCCATTGGACCGTTGGTCCAAAGGACTTAAAACAACAAAGTTACCAGAGAAAGTTGCATCGTTTTTATTGTAAGATcctttaatttttgtaaaagaAACCATACAACCTCAAGACACTAATGAGAGATTTACACGACATAGCATTTGATAATATGGGTGTTCTCACTTTATTCTGTTCCACATCTGCATAGATTTCTTTCTATATGCAGATTAATGCAAAGAAATAACTTTGAACTGCACAGTGGAATGGCAATAGGTTTAAAAGCAAAGAATCAAATAGATTGCACTTGTTGTGAAGTAACAATTTTACTCTGATTCTTGGACAAATGATTTCACACAGCATCAACTGACAATTATTTGTATCTGGAACATGAACAGTTTCCCCAGCATGACTTACAGATTCAGGTAGGAGATGATGATGCTAGCAATGAAGGATGTGCTCACACTTTTCAATATACCTGACATCACTTTTAAGTAATCTGCTGTGACTTGTgtgtattttgaccaaaattcagAAACACGTGTCTCCAGTAACTGACAACTGCGACTTAGAACTGGCCCTCaacattttttttgcttttttacaAAACTCACGCatgattttgtcaaatattgctAGTTGTTTTATATGTCACAACCCATTAAAAATACAGTCACAAAAAGCTTTTATTATAACCGACCTACCCGATTTCCTGAAGACACGTTAATGGagatattgtttttttgttcaGTCTTACGTAGGTAATGATGAATACTTtcattataaaatgtgaaagaaaatagctttttccaaaacatgaatttctCTGATTCTTACTTCATGattctatttgtattgttgtgAATGAACATGATCTTGCAGTTCCTTCACACGGATAATATAAAATAACTTAAGTTATCAAAAATTGAGTAGTATGTACATAGAACTATGTATCTGATGTAGAACACATCTTGCATCCACTGTAtggttttaaaatttacaacaatCTATAAATTTCAGTGCATTATTGTTCATAATATTGATACTATAAAGAATTTCTACATTAATTGTATATGTTGTAATGATATTCACTACAGACTAAGTCCCAAAGACGTTTTCActcaatgacacagtccctccaatcactggggggggggggggggttgaactGTGTGAAGGATAAAATATTGCGTAGGTATAGAtcacacagaaaaaaacaaggCAATCTGGCCTAAAAGTAACTTTTCTTGGAAATCAACTGGACAAAAAGATAGGCCAAATTCCATAAGGTACATCTTTGACTgatcatttatttttgcataggATGATGTGAGGTTGAGATGACGGACATGGTTGCAGCAAAAGATGTGAAGGAGTAGAGTTTGACATGTCCACTGTCTCACCCGATTCATTTTACCACAGCCCCTCTACGACTGTGCTTGTACTGACTGCACAGTATCTCAGAGAACACCAGTAACATAGCAGTCAGTGTGCGTTCTGCAAAAGtttcggaaaattccatgtccaaATCTCATTCCATGAATTGGAATACACGTGGCTTCAGGCTTACTTGGAATATGGGATACAAAACTGCTTTCGGACTGAAATAgaatttgttcaaagttggGCTAAGACCTAGTTAGTGTGGACCAATTTGTTTGGACTGGATTGCTTTTTTGGGCGAAGTTGACTGCATACCATGTAGATTATATAAAGTCTTTACAAAAATCCCACAAGGATGAAAACTGCAGAGTCACTGTCAAGTTCACATGTTTACAATAAAGAATAGACAATACAGACAGATATTGAATATCACTCTTTAAAAAAggaaacacaaaacacacaaaatgtttcacatatcaGACACGCCTATTTCCTGACCCTCCTAGCAACGGTTCTCTGTCTTCTGAGTTCTGTATGGAGCCATAACCTGATTTGCCACCGCTTGACTGAAATGATGAAAGAATTAAATGATGATAATATCTCACAACAAAAGGAAAACAGattatatacactgtataaAAGTCTGACTGGACACAATACTAGAATATTACCTGCATCACAGAATGTAATTTGCATCACAGAATGCGTTGTATGTGTACAACTATTAGAACATTTTCTGTATCACAGAGCATGCTATCTGCACCACAACTTTGTTTCGGTGACATTTAAGCATGTCTAATATTGTCTGCAGGACAGAATGTATTGTCCCCAGTGTGGATTGTCTGAGAGTATCAAGAGTTTTGATCATGGTATTTTCTTCACATGCTGTCATCAACATCATAGAGTACATTGTG
This DNA window, taken from Ptychodera flava strain L36383 chromosome 4, AS_Pfla_20210202, whole genome shotgun sequence, encodes the following:
- the LOC139130361 gene encoding adenosine deaminase 2-like — its product is MAFLAKFLLLAALFIDVATCTSKEAYLTVREQVLAKDASSATGWDQTLEGKEWAVNDVLMRFKGEDIAKGRNTSVFPPATHFFLAKEDIEKSEVFKIIKMMPKGSNLHGHDTALADIDWLVKNATYRPHCYMCLVDLRDTIHFRFSESPLNDTSECEWKLVETERENSDDVEEFDQMLYDRISFVVDDPITKYGNQNEVWTYFEDYFTAADGLVYYAGVFKDYYKQGLKESLEDGGLYIETRAALSPIYELDGSQNDSAENTLLQYMEANDEFLKENPEYFGSKIIHASFRVFDKASVAAHIDTAIDLRKKYPDFMVGFDLVNQEDQTKTHLELIDELLLPSQRGEDLPYFFHAGETNWYGTDVDENLIDALLLNTTRIGHGIAGIKHPWVLQQIKERDIPIEVNPVSNQVLMHIHDLRNHPASFFLSEDYPIVISSDGNVVFGSLPLSHDYYEAFVGMASAKADLRLLKRLIVNSIRYSALSEKEEGRYMDMWNSRWEVFLDDVLVKYNITNWEDFIPSAPPTSAPETTAAATERLGTVSDGVTSVNQFTTAPFLWLVVTIAAYFTICNDVVQNGC